One window of the Solanum stenotomum isolate F172 chromosome 11, ASM1918654v1, whole genome shotgun sequence genome contains the following:
- the LOC125845939 gene encoding uncharacterized protein LOC125845939, with the protein MRVKLVSWNVRGLNEENKRGLVRNLVSQWGANIYVLVETKLTGNVSSLLHTIWNNKWVGELHLEAVGNSGGILILWDIRVWEGELVESGEQCISCKLTSQNQNLTWYLATVYAKCKRMEIRDLWCELGAMRSLCEGPWVVCGDFNVVRYPSERTNCSSINVAMLEFFDCIDELELIDPHLFGGSFTWRRGENHTTASRIDRIMYSAQWEKLFTLIRQSTPPKLVSDHNPVLLTCFVLAEKLKLLKRKLKEWSKNNRSNWKQQKEEILDKLSKWEILQEQRPLTNDELMQKTNLAMSFEEVVKNEEIRWRQRSRIQ; encoded by the exons ATGAGGGTGAAATTAGTTTCATGGAATGTAAGGGGTCTAAACGAGGAAAATAAAAGGGGATTAGTTAGAAATCTAGTTAGTCAATGGGGGGCAAATATTTATGTCTTAGTGGAAACTAAACTGACGGGTAACGTAAGTAGTCTATTGCATACTATTTGGAACAATAAATGGGTGGGGGAGTTGCATTTGGAAGCAGTGGGGAACAGTGGAGGGATACTAATACTATGGGACATTAGGGTCTGGGAAGGGGAGTTAGTAGAGAGTGGTGAGCAATGCATTtcttgcaaattaacaagtcagaACCAGAATTTAACATGGTACCTGGCGACTGTCTATGCGAAGTGCAAAAGAATGGAAATAAGGGATCTCTGGTGTGAATTGGGAGCCATGAGAAGTCTATGTGAAGGGCCGTGGGTAGTGTGTGGTGATTTTAATGTCGTCAGATATCCATCAGAAAGAACAAACTGTTCATCTATCAATGTGGCTATGTTAGAATTCTTTGATTGTATTGATGAGCTGGAGCTTATAGACCCTCATTTATTTGGAGGGTCTTTCACTTGGAGAAGAGGAGAGAACCATACAACTGCATCAAGGATTGACAGAATAATGTATTCTGCTCAATGGGAGAAACTCTTCACCCTCATTAGACAATCAACTCCTCCAAAGTTGGTATCTGATCATAACCCAGTTCTACTGACTT GTTTTGTCTTAGCTGAAAAGCTGAAACtcctaaaaaggaaattaaaggaATGGAGCAAGAATAATAGGAGCAACTGGAAACAACAAAAGGAAGAAATCCTTGACAAATTGTCCAAATGGGAGATCCTTCAGGAGCAAAGACCACTTACAAATGATGAATTAATGCAAAAAACaaatttggcaatgtccttTGAAGAAGTTGTCAAAAATGAAGAGATAAGATGGAGACAAAGATCTAGAATACAATAG